Proteins co-encoded in one Patescibacteria group bacterium genomic window:
- a CDS encoding PrgI family protein, whose translation MQFQVPQLIDIEDKIIGPLTLKQFLYLGGGAMAVAFLWSVLTLGAFIIVAAPVIALALSLAFYKVNGRPFVNFLNSFITYSVKPKLYLWKK comes from the coding sequence AATTAATTGACATTGAAGATAAAATCATAGGCCCTCTGACATTGAAGCAATTTTTATATTTGGGAGGAGGGGCAATGGCAGTCGCTTTTCTTTGGAGTGTTTTAACTTTGGGAGCGTTTATTATTGTTGCCGCTCCGGTTATTGCTCTCGCGTTGTCTCTCGCTTTTTACAAAGTAAATGGACGACCTTTTGTTAATTTTCTGAATTCATTCATTACTTATTCAGTCAAACCAAAATTATATTTATGGAAAAAATAA